Proteins found in one Lentisphaerota bacterium genomic segment:
- a CDS encoding AAA family ATPase produces the protein MNESLRRQLRNLRLSGLAGALDVRLQEAAGHNLSHLEFLELILQDEFNIRQQRQLARRRKGADFRDTRTLQDFDFSFNPSIKRKLIYDLAAGHFIREARDVLLVGPPGVGKSHLAQAIGQEAIKMGFGVLYRSIFDLVRELRDDETLPAGKPLARYLKPDLLIIDDMGLKQLPPRGGEYLFEIIMRRYENRSTLMTSNRPVEEWGKLVGDVPAASAILDRFLHHAEIIHITGRSYRLKDRTTAKNPVDNNDI, from the coding sequence ATGAACGAATCCCTACGCAGACAGTTGCGAAACCTGCGCCTCTCCGGCCTGGCCGGAGCGCTCGACGTGCGGTTGCAGGAAGCCGCCGGCCACAACCTGAGCCACTTGGAGTTTCTGGAACTGATCCTTCAGGATGAGTTCAACATCCGCCAGCAACGACAACTGGCGCGCCGCAGGAAGGGGGCGGACTTCCGTGATACGCGCACGCTGCAGGACTTTGACTTCTCCTTCAACCCCTCGATCAAACGCAAGTTGATCTACGACCTGGCCGCCGGGCATTTCATCCGCGAAGCCCGCGACGTGCTGCTGGTCGGTCCGCCCGGTGTCGGCAAGAGTCATCTGGCGCAGGCCATCGGCCAGGAAGCGATCAAAATGGGGTTCGGCGTGCTCTACCGGTCGATCTTCGATCTGGTGCGCGAACTGCGCGATGACGAGACCTTGCCGGCCGGCAAACCCCTGGCGCGTTACTTGAAGCCGGATCTGTTGATCATCGACGACATGGGCCTGAAACAGTTGCCTCCGCGAGGAGGCGAATACCTGTTCGAGATCATCATGCGCCGTTACGAAAACCGGTCAACCCTGATGACGTCCAACCGCCCGGTCGAGGAGTGGGGCAAACTCGTTGGCGATGTGCCCGCCGCCTCTGCCATCCTCGACCGCTTCCTCCACCATGCCGAGATCATCCACATCACCGGCCGCAGCTACCGCCTCAAAGACCGCACCACCGCCAAAAACCCGGTGGACAACAACGATATTTAA